A part of Candida albicans SC5314 chromosome 2, complete sequence genomic DNA contains:
- a CDS encoding uncharacterized protein (Ortholog of C. parapsilosis CDC317 : CPAR2_104640 and Candida orthopsilosis Co 90-125 : CORT_0B05695): MDNFIKQGQDLYKSGKITNEDLKDAGAAFSNKDGGDFATKAKKAYADYQENHKGDSDKKDDSKKEESK, from the coding sequence atggataattttattaaacaagGTCAAGATTTATACAAGAGTGGTAAGATCACCAACGAAGATCTTAAAGATGCTGGTGCTGCTTTCTCCAACAAAGATGGTGGTGATTTTGCTACTAAAGCCAAAAAGGCTTACGCTGATTATCAAGAAAACCATAAAGGTGATAGTGATAAGAAAGATGATtctaaaaaagaagaatctaaataa
- the VAS1 gene encoding valine--tRNA ligase (Putative tRNA-Val synthetase; genes encoding ribosomal subunits, translation factors, and tRNA synthetases are downregulated upon phagocytosis by murine macrophage) — protein MLYSRNLLLSTSSILFRKRIDFCIRRKLLSSSSIITNNMSDSSTNPPPPPHPAAAAAAAAAAAEQPVATTPQEGQPKQKTAKELEKERKKAEKLAKFNAKKAKQAAEANNKPKKDQQKDDKKTKKANTPTTKIPEFVDKTVPGDKKILVSLDDESFKAYNPKNVESSWYSWWEKQGFFEPELTANGEIKKEGCFSIPCPPPNVTGALHIGHALTVSIQDTLIRWNRMQGKTTLFIPGFDHAGIATQSVVEKQIWAKEQKTRHDYGREKFIEKVWEWKEEYHQRIKNQFKKLGSSYDWSREKFTLNPDLSQAVTEAFVRMHEDGTIYRASRLVNWSVKLNTAISNLEVDNKTIPGKTLLSVPGYESKIEFGTLTSFSYPVVDSETNEKLTVATTRPETIFGDTAVAVHPKDPRYTHLHGKFVQHPFLDRKLPIICDAETVDMEFGTGAVKITPAHDQNDYNTGKRNNLEFINIYTDDGLLNENCGPEWKGMKRFDARYKVIEQLKQKGLFVDQKDNEMTIPVCSRSGDIIEPLLKPQWYVDQKQMAKDAIEVVKRGEIVINPKTSEAEYFQWLENIQDWCISRQLWWGHRCPVYFVNIENEQIHDKLDNNYWVAGRTEEEAFKKAQEKFPNKKFTLEQDEDVLDTWFSSGLWPISTLGWPNETKDMELFNPMSMLETGWDILFFWVSRMILMSIKLTGKVPFKEVFCHSLVRDAQGRKMSKSLGNVVDPLDVINGIPLQGLHDKLLTGNLDPRELKKATEGQKLSYPNGIPECGTDALRFALCAYSTGGRDINLDILRVEGYRKFCNKIYQATKFVLGRLGQDYIPPTTSELTGKESLVEKWILHKLSHAAKLTNESLEARNFGDATNHIYNFWYDLCDVYIENSKSLIQDGTPEQKKSAQDTLYTCIDGALRLIHPFMPFITEEMWQRLPRREPEITGNLKTIMKAPYPVYKSEFDDIKSLEAYNLVLDITKGARSLLSQYNILKNGQVYVETNNEEIYKIANDQQDSIVSLIKGVEKITVVKTLDQVPSGCALQAIGPECTVHVLVKGQIDLDAEIAKVEKKLSNVLEQKKKTDESISKFTEKTKPEAKDSAYKRLEKQTAEIEGYEQTIAILEKLKL, from the coding sequence ATGCTTTATAGTAGAAATCTACTcttatcaacatcatcaatattatttagaaaaagaattgatttttgtatAAGAAGAAagttattatcatcatcatcaattattacaaatAACATGAGTGACTCATCAACTaatccaccaccacctccacATCcagctgctgctgctgctgctgctgctgctgctgcagAACAACCAGTTGCAACCACTCCTCAAGAAGGacaaccaaaacaaaaaactgctaaagaattagaaaaggaaagaaagaaagcTGAAAAATTGGCAAAATTTAATGCTAAAAAGGCCAAACAAGCAGCTGAAGCCAATAATAAACCTAAAAAGgatcaacaaaaagatgacaaaaaaaccaaaaaagcCAATACTCCAACCACCAAAATTCctgaatttgttgataaaactGTTCCTGgtgataaaaaaattttggtttCATTAGACGATGAATCCTTTAAAGCTTATAATCCTAAAAATGTTGAAAGTTCATGGTATTCATGGTGGGAAAAGCAAGGATTTTTCGAACCAGAATTAACTGCTAATggagaaatcaaaaaggaAGGATGTTTTTCTATTCCTTGTCCACCACCAAATGTTACTGGTGCCTTACATATTGGACATGCATTGACTGTTAGTATTCAAGATACTTTAATTAGATGGAATAGAATGCAAGGTAAAACCACGTTATTCATCCCGGGATTTGATCATGCTGGTATTGCTACTCAATCAGTCgttgaaaaacaaatttgggctaaagaacaaaaaactAGACATGATTATGGTAGAGagaaatttattgaaaaagtttgGGAAtggaaagaagaatatcatcaaagaattaaaaatcaatttaaaaaattgggtAGTTCTTATGATTGGTCAAGAGAAAAATTCACTTTAAATCCCGATTTATCTCAAGCGGTCACTGAAGCATTTGTTAGAATGCATGAAGATGGAACAATTTATCGTGCTTCAAGATTAGTTAATTGGTCAGTTAAATTAAATACCGCCATTTCTAATTTAGaagttgataataaaactATTCCTGGTAAAACTTTATTATCGGTTCCAGGTTatgaatcaaaaattgaatttggtaCTTTAACTTCATTTTCTTATCCAGTTGTCGATAGTGAaactaatgaaaaattgacaGTTGCCACCACTAGACCAGAAACCATTTTTGGTGATACTGCAGTTGCTGTTCATCCTAAAGATCCAAGATATACTCATTTACATGGTAAATTTGTTCAACATCCATTTTTAGATCGTAAATTACCAATTATTTGTGATGCTGAAACCGTTGATATGGAATTTGGTACTGGTGCCGTTAAAATCACCCCTGCTCATGATCAAAATGATTACAACACTGgtaaaagaaataatttagaatttattaatatttacACTGATGATggattattaaatgaaaattgtGGACCTGAATGGAAAGGAATGAAAAGATTTGATGCTAGATATAAAGttattgaacaattgaaacaaaaggGGTTATTTGTCGATCAAAAAGATAATGAAATGACAATCCCAGTTTGTTCAAGATCAGGAGATATTATTGAGCCATTATTAAAACCTCAATGGTATGTtgatcaaaaacaaatggcTAAAGATGCTATTGAAGTTGTCAAACGTGGagaaattgttattaatcCTAAAACTTCTGAAGCAGAATATTTCCAATGGTTAGAAAATATTCAAGATTGGTGTATTTCTCGTCAATTATGGTGGGGGCATAGATGTCCAgtttattttgttaatattgaaaatgaacaaattcatgataaattagataataattattggGTTGCTGGTAgaactgaagaagaagcttTTAAGAAAGCCCAGGAAAAATTCCctaataaaaaattcacTTTAGaacaagatgaagatgTTTTAGATACTTGGTTTTCATCTGGATTATGGCCAATTTCTACTTTAGGATGGCCAAATGAAACTAAAGATATGGAATTATTTAATCCAATGTCAATGTTAGAAACTGGTTGggatattttatttttctggGTTTCAAGAATGATTTTAATGtcaattaaattaactGGTAAAGTTCCATTTAAAGAAGTTTTCTGTCATTCATTAGTCAGAGATGCTCAAGGTCGTAAAATGTCGAAATCTTTAGgtaatgttgttgatccATTAGATGTAATTAATGGTATTCCATTACAAGGATTACATGATAAATTGTTAACTGGTAATTTAGATCCTagagaattgaaaaaagccACTGAGGGACAAAAATTATCTTATCCTAATGGTATTCCAGAATGTGGTACTGATGCTCTTAGATTTGCCCTTTGTGCTTATAGTACTGGTGGTAGAGATATTAATTTGGATATTTTAAGAGTTGAAGGTTATCGTAAATTCTGTAATAAGATTTATCAAGCTACtaaatttgttttgggGAGATTAGGTCAAGATTATATTCCACCAACTACAAGTGAATTAACTGGTAAAGAATCATTAGTTGAAAAATGGATTTTACATAAATTATCTCATGCTGCCAAATTAACTAATGAATCTTTAGAAGCTCGTAATTTCGGTGATGCTACTAatcatatttataatttctGGTATGATTTATGTGATGTTTACATTGAAAATTCCAAGAGTTTAATTCAAGATGGTACTCCAGAACAGAAAAAATCTGCTCAAGATACTTTGTATACTTGTATTGATGGGGCTTTAAGATTAATTCATCCATTTATGCCTTTTATCACTGAAGAAATGTGGCAAAGATTACCAAGACGTGAACCAGAAATCACTGGCAACCTTAAAACTATCATGAAAGCTCCATATCCAGTTTATAAATctgaatttgatgatattaaaTCTTTAGAAGCTTataatttagttttagaTATCACCAAGGGAGCAagatcattattatcacaatataatattttaaaGAATGGTCAAGTTTATGTTGAAAccaataatgaagaaatttataaaattgcCAATGATCAACaagattcaattgtttctttgATCAAAGGGGTGGAAAAAATTACTGTGGTTAAAACTTTAGATCAAGTTCCTTCCGGGTGTGCTTTACAAGCCATTGGACCTGAATGTACTGTTCATGTATTAGTTAAAGgacaaattgatttagatGCTGAAATTGCTAAAGtggaaaagaaattatctAATGTTttagaacaaaaaaagaaaactgaTGAATCAATTAGTAAATTCACTGAAAAGACTAAACCAGAAGCTAAAGATTCAGCTTATAAAAGATTAGAAAAACAAACTGCTGAAATTGAAGGTTATGAACAAACTATTGCcattttagaaaaattgaaactttaA
- a CDS encoding U4/U6-U5 snRNP complex subunit (Ortholog(s) have role in spliceosomal snRNP assembly and U4/U6 x U5 tri-snRNP complex, mitochondrion localization), protein MTDYEQELLDDLDSSNDEQEELEQTDNPQEEEEDGDGDGDEDGSMDFNIQLQQLIESNSSNIINEFDKLDIETINDEDLIKLSKIYPLIPQLKQKIIQYSNEQELDYLELITSTTTTNSSSSSSSIYDNYGENSQEYKFILLINELSTIINNEIERFHTLIKLKYNLIFPELESLIINKIDYIKLIKIFKQDLSNIKSYESQMKLIIDNEKVLVIIMAALQQQVSTNTNSTSGLLSNQIMNKILIVIDIIEQLNDLLQLLSKFISDKLAKFAPNVSAIVGPITTSQLLIATGSLKNLALTPSCNIASLGIRDLSTKKKTTTPRNSNSKNVRQTGYIYHSELVKYIPIDIIRSVMRIISGKIVLAARIDSSKSNPNGELGETYKQEILTKIDKLLTPPQQSIDKSLPKPIEMKSKKRAGRKYQKLRAKFEMSELRKAQNKLQFGKQEDTIMNGLGEEIGLGMIKSGGGGGNGVSISSGRIRKLPTTTTTKGAKSNLNLSKNMMNRLNEKKEINPIKAFDEFNLESFFKPEKTTNITAKTNTNTNTNISADNNNNKSINSNKWLNGFTNKK, encoded by the coding sequence ATGACAGATTATgaacaagaattattagatgATTTAGATAGTTCTAAtgatgaacaagaagagTTAGAACAGACAGATAATccacaagaagaagaagaagatgggGATGGGGATGGGGATGAGGATGGTTCTATGGATTTTAATAttcaattacaacaattaattgaatccaattcttctaatattattaatgaatttgataaactagatattgaaactataaatgatgaagatttaattaaattatcaaaaatttatccTTTAATTCctcaattaaaacaaaaaatcattcaatattccaatgaacaagaattaGATTATTTAGAATTAATAACatcaaccaccaccactaatagttcttcttcttcttcttctatttaTGACAATTATGGTGAAAATTCTCAAGAatataaattcattttattaattaatgaattatcaacaattatcaataatgaaattgaacgATTTCAtacattaattaaattgaaatataatttaatattcCCAGAATTagaatcattaataatcaataaaattgattacattaaattaattaaaatttttaaacaaGATTTATCTAATATAAAATCATATGAATcacaaatgaaattgattattgataatgaaaaagtaTTAGTCATTATAATGGCAGcattacaacaacaagtatCAACCAATACTAATAGTACTAGTGGTCtattatcaaatcaaattatgaataaaattttaataGTCATTGATATTATCgaacaattgaatgatttattacaattattatcGAAATTTATATCTGATAAATTGGCCAAATTTGCTCCTAATGTATCTGCCATAGTTGGTCCAATAACAACCTcccaattattaattgctACTGGATCgttaaaaaatttagcATTAACACCTTCATGTAATATTGCTTCATTAGGAATAAGAGATTTATCcacgaaaaagaaaaccaccacaccaagaaattcTAATAGTAAAAATGTTCGACAAACAGGATATATTTATCATAGTGAATTGGTTAAATATATCCCAATAGATATAATTCGATCAGTAATGAGAATAATCAGTGGGAAAATTGTTTTAGCAGCAAGAATCGATTCATCGAAATCTAATCCAAATGGTGAATTAGGCGAAACttataaacaagaaatattgactaaaattgacaaattaTTAACTCCACctcaacaatcaattgataaatcattacCTAAACCTATTGAAATGAAATCTAAAAAGAGAGCAGGaagaaaatatcaaaaattacgagcaaaatttgaaatgtCAGAATTAAGAAAAGCtcaaaataaattacaaTTTGGTAAACAAGAAGATACAATAATGAATGGATTAGGTGAAGAAATTGGATTAGGTATGATAAAATcaggtggtggtggtggtaatggaGTATCTATATCATCAGgaagaattagaaaattgcccaccaccaccaccactaaaGGTGCTAAGAGTAATCTTAATTTATCGAAAAATATGATGAATCGattgaatgaaaagaaagaaattaatcCTATTAAAgcatttgatgaatttaatCTTGAACTGTTTTTCAAACCAGAAAAGACTACAAATATAACTGCAAAAactaatactaatactaatactaatatTAGTgctgataataataacaataaactGATCAATTCTAATAAATGGTTGAATGGATTTACCAATAAAAAATGA
- a CDS encoding exosome non-catalytic core subunit (Ortholog(s) have role in exonucleolytic trimming to generate mature 3'-end of 5.8S rRNA from tricistronic rRNA transcript (SSU-rRNA, 5.8S rRNA and LSU-rRNA), more) yields the protein MSLLSSIGLRTSIIDNADGSAELSIYNNNSNEASSSSSSSDDNSIIKLITSINGPIEPKQRQELPNRASLEINIYPSIGLSTTKEKLLENKLRSILQNNIIINYKYPRQLIQISIQFLISSGSGSSSSSSSNYGSMMMNLLDLNALINCCYFALIDANIAMNYSFASIVIIIDHQGNLLIPIDGNDLHQQQQQEEDYESIHLCCYSIIAKKVDKLLLLESQGDFNESQLFNVLEKSIYKVEKFHNEIHRQFINDKIKNDYIWKQEREDE from the coding sequence ATGTCATTATTATCTTCAATAGGATTAAGAACTTCAATAATAGATAATGCTGATGGATCAGCAGAATTATCAatctacaacaacaacagcaacgAAGCATCtagttcttcttcttcctctgatgataatagtattattaaattaattacaTCAATTAATGGACCAATTGAACCTAAACAACGACAAGAATTACCTAATAGAGCAAGTTTAGAAATCAATATATATCCATCAATAGGATTATCAACtactaaagaaaaattattagaaaataaattacgatcaatattacaaaataatatcattataaattataaatatcctcgtcaattaattcaaatctcaattcaatttttaatatcaagtggtagtggtagtagtagtagtagtagtagtaactATGgactgatgatgatgaatttattggatttgaatgcattaattaattgttgttattttgCTCTTATTGATGCTAATATAGCCATGAATTATTCATTTGCCAGTATAGTTATAATTATTGATCATCAAggaaatttattaattccAATTGATGGAAATGATTtacaccaacaacaacaacaagaagaagattatgaatcaattcatttatgttgttattcaattatagcaaaaaaagttgataaattattattattagaaagTCAAGGAGATTTTAATGAATCACAATTATTTAATGTATTAGAGAAAAGTATTTATAAAGtggaaaaatttcataatgaaattcatcgtcaatttattaatgataaaattaaGAATGATTATATTTGGAAACAAGAAAGGGAAGATgaataa
- the DBF2 gene encoding serine/threonine-protein kinase (Essential serine/threonine protein kinase involved in mitotic spindle formation and cytokinesis; required for septum formation, exit from mitosis, and normal hyphal morphogenesis; virulence-group-correlated expression), giving the protein MTNFFNRSPKHQSHHYQPHQQDVTDISYSMENVSISSNAMMDIDTSYRSSKPTYNNPQQQQQQQQQQQAQNNLFNKENITPLNSPTKSILHNSPQQAKSSTSPQHLYNKLVNANYNGNSPQPGIQQQQNNRALQNNINQLQPPLNKRYKLTEAEFYAKANSARTKRLTSIAQLYFLDYYCDMFDYVINRRERTAIVEKNLLTDPMYKNDITKQQFEWKNYIGRERALLRKRRLKPKHKDFEMITQIGQGGYGQVFLSRKRDTREICALKILNKKLLIKLDETRHVLTERDILTNTRSDWLVKLLYAFQDQEKVFLAMEFVPGGDFRTLLNNTGYLIPPHARFYISEMFAAVNSLHELGFTHRDLKPENFLIDSKGHIKLTDFGLAAGTVCNDRIESMKIKLQNLQNLNDFNDDSNNDNHHYQVPSSLIYERQKIFKQSQQQQQQQNSNNTTANSIVGSPDYMALEVLEGKNYNYTIDYWSLGCMLFEALCGYPPFSGSKQDETYYNLKHWKTALRRPQTKDGRYVFSDRTWNLIIKLIASPNNRLQNFKQVQQQSYFSDIKDWGNLRQKTPPFTPQLDNEEDAGYFDDFEDDEMMMKYKDVFARQEQNEQLLEKSNTTTTTTTTTTTKNGKRFSPGSKFNDNFIGFTFKHKSNPNNKFTNGSGNTGRYGNGNGNNNNNGEINLLNMVENGNGIGNGNSRSSRLNPLATLY; this is encoded by the coding sequence ATgacaaattttttcaatagatCACCAAAACATCAATCAcatcattatcaaccaCATCAACAGGATGTTACTGACATTTCTTATTCTATGGAAAATGTTTCTATTTCAAGTAATGCAATGATGGATATCGATACTAGTTATCGTTCATCTAAGCCTACTTATAACAAtcctcaacaacaacaacaacaacaacaacaacaacaagcacaaaacaatttgtttaataagGAAAACATTACTCCTTTGAATTcaccaacaaaatcaatattacaTAATTCTCCACAACAAGCCAAATCATCTACTTCACCTCAACatttatataataaattggtAAATGCCAATTATAATGGTAATTCTCCACAACCTGGgatccaacaacaacaaaacaatcGAGCAttacaaaacaatattaatcaattacaaCCACCATTAAATAAAAGATATAAATTAACTGAAGCAGAATTTTATGCCAAAGCCAATAGTGCCAGAACTAAAAGATTAACATCGATTGctcaattatattttttagaTTATTATTGTGATATGTTTGATTATGTTATTAATCGTCGAGAACGAACTGCTatagttgaaaaaaatttattaactgATCCAATGtataaaaatgatattactaaacaacaatttgaatggaaaaattatattgGTAGAGAACGAGCATTATTACGTAAACGAAGATTGAAACCCAAACataaagattttgaaatgaTTACTCAAATTGGTCAAGGTGGTTATGGTCAAGTATTTTTATCAAGGAAAAGAGATACTAGAGAAATATGTGCTcttaaaattttaaataaaaaattattaattaaattagatGAAACAAGACATGTTTTAACTGAAAGAGATATTTTAACTAATACAAGAAGTGATTGGTtagttaaattattatatgcTTTCCAAGATCAAGAAAAAGTATTTCTTGCCATGGAATTTGTTCCTGGTGGTGATTTTAGAactttattaaataatactGGTTATTTAATTCCTCCTCATGCTAGATTTTATATTAGTGAAATGTTTGCTGCGGTTAATTCATTACATGAATTGGGTTTTACTCATCGTGATTTAAAAccagaaaattttttaattgattctaAAGGTCATATTAAATTAACTGATTTTGGATTAGCTGCTGGAACTGTTTGTAATGATAGAATtgaatcaatgaaaattaaattacaaaatttacaaaatttaaatgattttaatgatgattctaataatgataatcaCCATTATCAAGTACCTTCAAGTTTAATTTATGAACgtcaaaaaatttttaaacaaagtcaacaacaacaacaacaacaaaattctaataatactactgccaattcaattgttggatCTCCTGATTATATGGCATTAGAAGTTTTAGAAGggaaaaattataattatacCATTGATTATTGGTCATTAGGTTGTATGTTATTTGAAGCTTTATGTGGATATCCGCCATTTTCTGGTTCAAAACAAGATGAAActtattataatttaaaacaTTGGAAAACTGCTTTAAGAAGACCTCAAACTAAAGATGGTCGATATGTTTTCAGTGATCGAACTTggaatttaattattaaattaatcGCATCACCAAATAATCGAttacaaaattttaaacaagttcaacaacaaagttATTTTAGTGATATTAAAGATTGGGGGAATTTAAGACAGAAAACCCCTCCATTTACTCCCCAATTggataatgaagaagatgcCGGTTATTTCgatgattttgaagatgatgaaatgatgatgaaatatAAAGATGTATTTGCTCGACAAGAACAAAATGAACAATTACTAGAAAAGTCaaacaccaccactactactactactactactacaactaAGAATGGTAAACGATTTAGTCCTGGGTCGaaatttaatgataattttattgGATTTACATTTAAAcataaatcaaatccaaataataaatttactAATGGTAGTGGTAATACTGGTCGTTATGGTAATGGCAATggcaataataataacaatggTGAAATAAACTTATTGAATATGGTCGAAAATGGAAATGGAATTGGAAATGGAAATTCTCGATCAAGTAGATTAAATCCATTAGCTACATTGTATTAG
- the FRP3 gene encoding putative ammonium permease (Putative ammonium transporter; upregulated in the presence of human neutrophils; fluconazole-downregulated; repressed by nitric oxide; Spider biofilm induced; rat catheter biofilm repressed), with protein MSADLENQQPQDHHLIIENKGDNSSNHHHHNNNSTSPYDPHHPITKIETDGDYVTFGNERYLRSDLVEAFGGTLNPGLAPPPKNDFANPAPLGLSAFALTTFVLSLINCEARGVTIPNIVVGLAFFYGGAAQLVAGMFELAVGNTFGGVALSSYGGFWGAWAAIQVDSFGIKAAYANNTEELHYAVGIFLIGWFIFTFFLMLLTVKSTVAFFLIFFFLSITFLLLAISDFTGKVAIKKAGGVFGLITAFVAWYNAYAGIANPQNSYITVKAIPLPDLQDPTRKNK; from the coding sequence ATGTCAGCTGATTTAgaaaatcaacaaccacaagATCATCAtcttattattgaaaacaagGGTGATAACAGTagcaaccaccaccaccacaacaacaattcaaCATCACCTTATGATCCTCATCATCCAATTactaaaattgaaactgaTGGAGATTATGTTACTTTTGGTAATGAAAGATATTTACGTTCTGATTTAGTTGAAGCATTTGGTGGTACTTTAAATCCAGGGTTAGCTCCACCACctaaaaatgattttgCTAATCCTGCTCCATTGGGATTATCGGCATTTGCTTTAACAACATTTGTTTTaagtttaattaattgtgAAGCTAGAGGGGTTACTATTCctaatattgttgttggattGGCATTTTTCTATGGTGGTGCTGCTCAATTAGTTGCTGGTATGTTTGAATTGGCCGTTGGTAATActtttggtggtgttgcTTTGAGTTCATACGGAGGATTTTGGGGTGCTTGGGCTGCTATTCAAGTTGATTCATTTGGTATTAAAGCTGCTTATGCTAATAATACTGAAGAATTACATTATGCTGTGGggatatttttaattggttGGTTTATTTTCACATTTTTCTTGATGCTTTTAACCGTTAAATCTACTGTGGCattctttttaatatttttctttttaagtattacatttttattattggcAATTTCTGATTTTACTGGTAAAGTGGCAATTAAAAAAGCCGGTGGAGTGTTTGGTTTAATTACTGCTTTTGTTGCTTGGTATAATGCTTATGCTGGTATTGCTAATCCTCAAAATAGTTATATTACTGTTAAAGCTATTCCATTACCAGATTTACAAGAtccaacaagaaaaaataaataa
- the PEX22 gene encoding Pex22p (Putative peroxin) yields MMSRKASRNPKLYVSALIATSAIALTYKLYSTYLAPTPTPTNKDKKQRELDGSSTDIELKPKFRISKRYSNKSIAITLSSTFLSSNLPLNEILINSENMIFIIPPNLNEDDLPIIETKDTDTDNANTNTNTSFYKDQSNFKLLKCSNFQGYLQILKNLKPDLLLLCSDDLGINFKKLQSDLLNNLKLDFINIDQNIDALIQLESIFD; encoded by the coding sequence atgatgtcAAGAAAAGCTTCTAGGAATCCTAAATTATATGTTTCAGCATTAATAGCCACTTCAGCAATTGCTCTAACCTATAAACTATATTCCACATACCTTGCTCCTACTCCTACTCCCACTAATAAAGATAAGAAGCAAAGAGAACTAGATGGAAGTAGTACTGATATAGAGTTGAAACCAAAATTTAGGATATCAAAACGATATTCTAATAAATCTATTGCTATTACGTTATCATCGACATTTTTATCATCCAATTTACcattaaatgaaatattaataaatctgGAAAATATGATATTTATAATCCCAccaaatttaaatgaagatgatttaCCAATAATAGAAACCAAGGATACTGATACTGATAATGCCAATACCAATACCAATACATCATTTTATAAAgatcaatcaaattttaaattattaaaatgttcaaattttcaaggttatttacaaattttaaaaaatttaaaaccagatttattattattatgtaGTGATGATTTAGGgataaattttaaaaaattacaatctgatttattaaataatttaaaattagattttattaatattgatcaaaatattgatgCATTAATTCAACttgaatcaatatttgattaa